ACATGCACGAGTATACGTGTGCAAGGACGTCTCCTGCACCAACTCAACTTAAATGCGCAATCATGTGAAATGTAAACTTACATTGAATATCTCTATACCTTTTTTCCTGAACATTAAGAACAGTTTCTAAACAAATTGAACTATTTACACCTGTTTTGAACTCCTCCCTTGGGTTTCACCTCACCCTGTGCATTGCACTTTCATTATTTGTTGGATTTTTACATAGGTTTCCAAGTCATCAGATCGCTGTACTGTTCACACTAGATGACTGAAATGACAGCACATATGCTCAACGTTTATAAGCATGTGGCAAATaactatcacacacacacacacattcatttctatgggaaaaatgctaacgctaactatgacaaccttaacccctacccaaccctaaccataatcataagtaaccaaacaaaatacaagagcttttgcatttttagttttttcattgcaatcacatatttttataatatagaggaaactggtccccataaggtaaaaaaaaaaaaactggtgtatatcacatttggtccccacaaggtaaggtatatctggaccacatgcacacacacacacacacacttgaatGCTAGGAACAGTTTCTTAGgccctgttcacacctggtaCTAACAGGTGTCCTGCATGATCTGATCACTAGTGGGCAGCGCTAAATATGTTCATTCACACCTGGCATTAACATGCATCTCTGCATGCATCtgggatctgggcaaacccatatgggttaaaggCCAAAACCTGTTTGCAAAGAAACACCATAGTGATGCGTAgaagcatgggcgtaaattacgggggggggactgaggaagaggaagcagGGTTCAAATTTACGTACATCGCGGTAAATTAATTGGCAGTCTGGAAAAGTTTTTAATAAATTGAGAAGTGGTAATATATTtaacattagtttttttttccagttttaattttttttatgctcTGCTGCTCCCAGTACAATAGAAATgcatatattattgtatttttaggTTGGTAATTGTTAGGTTGGTAATTTTAAACTTGTACTCTGGGATTGACTGATATAGTAATTTGATTGTTTTTAGATAAACAGATAAAATATCACTTACTGCCAAATGGAATGCACAAATTTTATTCACCTTTTTTCCAGGTGCTGTGTGGCAAAATTTAAAAACGAAAGAGGCTACAAAAGATGAGGTGAAAGGAAGCGTCACCTCATTCCTCTACAATGCACGTGATTTAAAAGGCGGAAGAAGAGACGCAGACAAGAGGCAGAGCAGGAGAGTGGCCCTTTCAAACAGGGGAGAGTGGAATTGGTGGACTAAGAggattttttaatttgtaaaataaatgtaaactgaatttttatttaattgtgatgtCAGTGTGTGATTTTCCTTAAACATAAAACTGATTTTAGGCCTATCTGCTTCTTTACTTTTGGTTCAGCCACAGTTTAACTTATCagtttaagttattttacagtttaCCTGTAAAACTCATCACTGTTTGCTCAATTTAATTTAGTTACCATGTGTAAATAATCTTAATATAATCCTGTAGCGATCATTCCAAATACCAGCTACTGTACTATGGATGCCACAGTTTAAATTAGCAGGATTGTGAAAACACTAACCACATTTTCGGGATTACTTTCTcttgtaaaatgtaatatgttcTTTGAGTATGCAAAGAACATATATTTTAACTGTGTGATCAAAAACATGCAATCAGACTTGCAAACTGTTGATTTTGCATATCCCAGACAAATCCCACATCcttgcccatatgggctggcccacattgtgcccaggtaaTGTGGCCCATTTGgggcccagataaatcccacatcatttgcccatatgggctggcccacattgtgcccaggtaatgtggcccatgtggggcccagCAATAACCCATACCGAACCCATTTGGGGTTTCTGGGCtggcccatatggggcccatatgaTTCTTGGGTGCAGATTTCGTTGCCATGTGGGAATGCTACCTgggttattttaaaataatttaataaacggtattatatttcataataatAGTTATCCATGTATAATCTTTACATTGCATTCATGATAATGTTATTTTCATTCGACAgtcattattataaaatattccatccatccattttctgaaaccacttgtcccaTTCAAGGTGGCAGTAGCTCATTAGTATTCAACACTTTTCACACTACAGGATTTGGAGATGCCAACAGGTCTAGATATTTAACCTGCCAGATATCTGACAGGCGTCTGCAACACATCGGTCACTCTGTGTGGATTTAATAGCAATCGGGTGCTGGCTTATCAGCGCCAACGGACACCGGTTTGCCTCCAATCTGGGGCTTTTGCTGGCGATCGTCAAAAACTTTTGCCGTGTGGAATATTGGGGCTAAACTCATATAGTATGAACTTAGTATTTGTTACTTTTTTAAGGCCAGTCTGATTTTCCCGGCAAAAGCACACACTCGGATGATGTAGTCTAAAATGAGTTTGCACGTTGGATGTGTCGGATGTTGGATGTGTCGATGAGCTCTCTAGCACTAGCTGTAACCAAGTCAAAGCtacaattagcataatgttttccatgttgaacaTCTACTTTTGAATTTAGGTTTCAGCCGTGTcaggaaattaattcatttcaTTGCATGTTCCGAAATGAAAATGCTGTAACCGAAAGGCACACAATGAATGTGTGTACTGACCTGAAATTCTCTTCAGCAAAATAGAATCTAGAAAATAGAATTGCGATATAGAATCGGAAACCATATCGTGATATCGATTTGGGTGGTCACTGCGATTACCGCCACTATTATTTGCCATACAGACTCTGTCCGGCAATAAGGATCAGAATCTTCTTGATTTTCGTTTCACTCCAGAAATATGACTGCAAATCAGAGCAATGTAAATTTTGACTGTTCTGTATCAAAATATAGAACTACTGATTTGGCTAATCAATGAGCCTATTAACCTCATTATTACACTCCTGAAGTGCATGGAAACAGGCATTATTGTCTCAGTTGGCTCTTCAATGAAATTCATCTTAGCTTGTACAGTATAAATCAGAAAGAGCAAATCACACCTGCTTAGGTTCTCCAAGCGGACCATTGCAACCTGTGGATAGAAGGAACAAGTCAAGATAAGTTAAATAGATAAGGTATGAGAGTGACACAGAGCCCATGGGCCCTATTTAGAGTGCATAACATTTGTTGCCTGGTTAATAGGTTATTTCTCAGATACTTTGACATCATCCTCAAGAAGACTTTGAAATATTAAACCCATTTACAGTGAAGAGTGATTTGCAAACAAATGAAACACATctgaaatgacatcacaatgatGAGGCGGGCAGACACACAGCTTACACTGATGTGGACACGTGTTGACACATGTCGTAGAGTTTTTATCTTCCAACATCATGTCTTCAGGGCAGAAGCACCCAGCTTGGTCAAGGCCAAAGGGACTTCCTGATACACGTTGCCTGAGAAGGACACTGACAGTGAGAAGACCCTCCCGACTGTACTACTTTCCTTCAAAAAGGAACACACTCACCCTGCTTCACAGTAGTCTTTAGCATGGTTACGACATTCTTGAAAAACCATCCCTTGATCACAAGAGAAATCTGAAAGCGAGAAGTAGGGGAATGTTATAAATTCATTGTGTCTGACCAAGCTGGGTGGATCCTGGTCAATCTGAAGCACCAGGAATCACTCCAAGCATCTGAGAAACTTTTCAAGCCGTCTCAAAACCTCGACTGTGAGACAAAGTCTGTAGGCTTTTCACTGCACATTACCACAAACTCCGTTGGTCAGGTTTCTCCATTCCACACAGATGTTGCGTGCGTTACACTCCTCAGCGGCTTTGCTCAGCACTGAGCAGAGGTATGTGAGGCCAGTGTTGTTCTTCATCAGGCACAAATCTGCTTTACAGCTCTGTCTGATGTGCGACAGGTCCACCATTTTTCTGCACTCCGCAAAGGCACTGAAACAATgacagcagagtgatgtcatacACGGCACAGAAGGTTTGGCTCTGCAGATTACGacacctgtgatcagaaggttgttggttcagatCCTGGGTGCTGCTACCATTGGGCACATGAGCAAAGCTCCTAACTCTCACttgctccagagactggctggccctgctttcttggtcgtatgtcactttgggtaaaaggTTCtggaaaatttattttacaacatATGTAATAGTTAATCCAtaaaataatccatccatccattttctgccacttTTCCGGAGCCAGgttgcaggggcagcagtctaagcagggatgcccagacctccttGTCCCCAGCCACCTCTTAACTAGGATTAAGATGCTTgtccccagccacctcccccAGCTCCACCAAGGGAATATCAAGGCGTTCACAAACCGGCCAAGAGacataatctctccagcatgtcctgggtctgccccagggtcCCCTCCCAGTTCAATCTGCCTGAAACATCTCCCCAGagaggcatccaggaggcatcctagatagatgctgGAACCACCTCACGTGGCTCCTTTCAATGTAGCAGAAAAGGAGCTCTACTGTCTGGAAAATTGATAGCTTTGACTTTCAGCTCCACTCTAGCTTTACTACGACTGAATGGTACAGCATCCGTGTAACTGCTGATgctgcaccgatccgcctgtcagTCTCGCATGCCCGTCTTACTTCTGAGCAAGACCCCGACATACATCTCCACCAGGACAGAGCAATCTACCATTCTCCAATCAAGAACCATGGCTTCAGACTTGGAGGTGTTGAACCTCACCCTGGCCCCCCCACACTAAGCTACAAACCGCCCCAGTACATGCTGCAAGTCACAGCCTAATGAAGCCAAAAggatcatctgcaaaaagcaaagatgtAACCCTGAGGTCACTGCAGAGCACCCCCTCCTGtaagtctgacttactgctggcaatgcGAACCAAACTTTCACAGGGACCTTATGGCCTGCACCAAAGGACCCCATACTTCtgaagcgcccccccccccacaggaccccccGAGGGAGTCGACtgtatgccttttccaagtccataaaacacatgtacagtagactggttgggcaaactcccataaaccctccagtatccttgtgagAGTGAAGCACTGGTCCAGTGTCCTGTGATCAGGATGGAATCCACATTATTCCTACTGGATCCAAGGTTCAACCAAcagacagatcctcctctccagTAACCGGACATAGACCTTCGCAGGGAGGCTGAGGAATGTGCTCCCCCTGAAGTTGGAACATATCCTCCGGTCCCCTTTATTAAAGATCGGGACCACCATCCCAGTCTGCCCTCTATGAATCGCCACCTtattgtgggggaggggtttgtATGCCTCAGTGATCCAGGGAGCTATGATGTTGGGGGCAGTTGCCCCTGGTTCGGTCTCCTAAGGAAGATTGGTCCTAGGTGAGCGGCCAAACAAAGTGTGGTTCATGTTACCCCCTATAACAAAATGGACCATGTGACCCCACCCAGATTGGGGAGAGCAGGGCTCTGCCCTGCAATCAAGCCTGGGGGGGAAGGAGCTCATAGGCGAACGCCTGGTGGCCAAGTCTCGACCCATGGGGCCCAGCTGGGCAGAACCTGAAAGAGTTACATTTCTCTGCCCTCCAGTGGGCTCACCACCTGCAGGGAGGACTGTAGGGGTGAAGTGCAGCATAGATCAGATGTTAGTTGCAGGAGCCTCTGCAGACCAAGCTACCAAATCTGGTTCAAATCCGTAAAATTAAGTTTAGCTATTTCTATTATCCTGTGTGCaagtaaaatgtttttatgcCATAATATCAAAAGAActacaaatatttttattacttaATATTTGCTATGTAAGTCTCCTTATTGCCTTAttgtctttatttatttattaagtacAATACAAATCGATCGTAGTATAAACAGATAACAAGCTTTAAGAGCAAGTGAAGCTTACCTGCCATCAATGATATCACAGAGCTTTGCACCCACAGGGTCAGGTGAACAGGGGGAAGGACTAGGAGTAGGAGTAAGGTTAGGAAGTGTACAGGGAAGGTCTTTGGGTTTACAGTAAGGCTTTGCTGGATCCTCATACACCCACGATAAAGATGTCAGTCCACAGCACGTGTCGTCCTCGACCGTGCCATCCCTGCGCACACAAGACGCTCCAGCACAAACACCTGCACGACACAGTTAATGAGGCTCAGGCaaggctggactggccatctggcgtATCGTGGAATTTCCCAGTGGGGAATCACTGTCCATTAAGGGATTAAATCGGTCGGCAAAATTAACTGAGGAGGATCCCCCTCAACAAAATGcccgaccccccacccctcagttGGTAATCtatgacccccacccccctacagTAAAACATCTAGCCACGCCCCTGTTGTGGGGCCATCGGACGCCTCAGTCCAGAGCCGATATTTGGCACATGCCTGGACAGTACAGACTGAAAGCTGTGATGTATAAGAAGGTGCTGGAGCAGATtccccatcacacacacacttatacaaCGCAATCAAAGAGTTATACACATACATAACAATACTACAGAAATGAAATACGCACCACACTGTCCTTCAGTATTATGCTCAAAGTTTTCCATTGCCAAGGTAACAGTTAGGTCACTGTTTACTGAGATGGAGACGCTGGAGCGAATTTTGtcaatatacagtaaaaccttgtAACCAGTTGTCTCAAATCTCATACCCTGACCATTGTAAGGTGGCGCTATTATCTGGTTGTTGAGCTTGCACTGGAAATAGAGTTGAACAAATTAGGAAAGTGTTCCCTTTGAgtattacataaatatataacaaCTATGGGTACAATCAAagcatacatacagtactgtgcaaaagtcttaggcagtcaaagacaatgtttaaagctgtttatctgggtattTACAGCTCTGGAACAAATAGAGAGATCATGCAAAATTTTCAggttcactcatttctcaatttatgggtaggGTTTGGTATCATTTGGGTTTTTTCCTGATGCCACTGCTAAAACAATACTTTTAAAACAGCACCGCTGCCTAAATGGTGCTTAACAAAAAATAAGGCTAAAACGAAGGTCAGAACATTAATGAACTGTTACTTTTTTTCTAAGGAAAACGAAATTACAAACTGAATACAATAATTGCAAGCGAGTGTTGTGCAGATACATGCATGTAGAGAGGGCCCAGCCAGTGTCAGCCTgtagcagaggtggaaatttcaggtccagaaagtaaaaatccagaccaggattttgtttcaatcaatcAATTGCGTATGAAGAGACactgtcacagagtactcatctggttggttgaaacaaaatcatggtctggatttatactttctggacctgaaatttcc
This window of the Paramormyrops kingsleyae isolate MSU_618 chromosome 1, PKINGS_0.4, whole genome shotgun sequence genome carries:
- the LOC111853409 gene encoding intestinal mucin-like protein yields the protein MNSSATLYVNGNKIQCKLNNQIIAPPYNGQGMRFETTGYKVLLYIDKIRSSVSISVNSDLTVTLAMENFEHNTEGQCGVCAGASCVRRDGTVEDDTCCGLTSLSWVYEDPAKPYCKPKDLPCTLPNLTPTPSPSPCSPDPVGAKLCDIIDGSAFAECRKMVDLSHIRQSCKADLCLMKNNTGLTYLCSVLSKAAEECNARNICVEWRNLTNGVCDFSCDQGMVFQECRNHAKDYCEAGQRVSGSPFGLDQAGCFCPEDMMLEDKNSTTCVNTCPHQCCNGPLGEPKQPGDTWVSECHSCTCSNTMTVKCEPLPPPPPVTCTDAQMAITSSQGCWNTTICGNAS